A genomic region of Gimesia chilikensis contains the following coding sequences:
- a CDS encoding LexA family protein produces MESAGVITRQKLTEKQHAIYSFIKQEITEHRLSPTVREIADRFGIRSSNGVMCHLRALERKGWIKRDYYLSRGITLVAEPVTQFLTLTPGEAGCLGDVYVGCVGVEDRSVTLEFIAPDTMGEVQKDL; encoded by the coding sequence ATGGAATCAGCAGGAGTCATTACACGTCAGAAACTGACTGAGAAACAGCACGCGATCTATTCCTTCATTAAACAGGAAATCACCGAACATCGACTCTCACCCACTGTGCGCGAAATTGCGGATCGCTTCGGTATTCGCTCCTCCAATGGTGTGATGTGTCACCTGCGTGCCTTGGAACGGAAGGGCTGGATCAAACGGGATTACTACCTCTCCCGCGGCATCACGCTGGTGGCAGAACCCGTCACGCAGTTTCTCACACTGACTCCTGGTGAAGCAGGGTGCCTGGGTGATGTCTATGTCGGTTGTGTGGGAGTCGAAGATCGCAGTGTGACTCTCGAGTTCATCGCTCCCGACACGATGGGAGAGGTTCAGAAAGATCTCTGA